In Amycolatopsis coloradensis, one genomic interval encodes:
- a CDS encoding dipeptide ABC transporter ATP-binding protein — protein sequence MSEPILRVENLVKYFPVRAGILFKRTIGHVKAVDGVSFDLMPGETLGVVGESGCGKSTLAQVLMRLEEPTGGLATFEGRDIFALRGAELRRLRREIQIVLQDPYTSLNPRMTVGDIIGEPFEIHTEVAPKGSRAAKVRELLDVVGLNPEHINRYPHQFSGGQRQRIGIARALALRPKVIICDEPVSALDVSIQAQVVNLLGDLQKEFGLSYVFIAHDLSVVRHLSTRVAVMYLGKIVEMGTEEEIYERPSHPYTQALLSAVPVADPALRGQRQVIRLEGDVPSPLEPPSGCRFRTRCWKAQDVCADQEPELITRSGGHLSACHFAEEKTVVP from the coding sequence GTGTCTGAGCCCATTCTGCGCGTCGAAAACCTGGTGAAGTACTTCCCGGTACGGGCCGGGATCCTCTTCAAACGCACCATCGGGCACGTGAAGGCCGTCGACGGCGTCTCCTTCGACCTCATGCCGGGCGAAACGCTCGGTGTGGTGGGGGAATCCGGTTGCGGCAAGTCCACTTTGGCCCAGGTGCTGATGCGGCTGGAAGAACCCACAGGCGGGCTCGCGACCTTCGAAGGCCGTGACATCTTCGCGTTGCGGGGAGCCGAACTGAGGAGGCTGCGGCGCGAGATCCAGATCGTGCTGCAGGATCCGTACACCTCGCTGAACCCGAGGATGACGGTCGGCGACATCATCGGCGAACCCTTCGAAATCCACACCGAGGTGGCGCCGAAGGGGTCGCGGGCGGCGAAGGTGCGGGAGCTGCTCGACGTCGTCGGGCTGAATCCCGAGCACATCAACCGCTATCCGCACCAATTCTCCGGCGGACAGCGTCAGCGCATCGGTATCGCGCGGGCGCTGGCGTTGCGGCCGAAGGTGATCATCTGCGACGAACCGGTTTCCGCACTCGACGTTTCGATCCAGGCGCAGGTGGTGAATCTGCTCGGTGATCTGCAGAAGGAATTCGGCCTTTCCTATGTGTTCATCGCACATGATCTGTCGGTTGTCCGCCATCTTTCCACGCGTGTGGCGGTGATGTACCTCGGCAAGATCGTGGAAATGGGGACCGAAGAGGAGATCTACGAGCGTCCGTCGCATCCCTACACGCAGGCGTTGCTGTCCGCGGTGCCGGTCGCGGACCCGGCGTTGCGCGGGCAGCGGCAGGTGATCCGGCTGGAAGGCGACGTGCCGAGCCCGCTGGAGCCGCCGTCGGGCTGCCGGTTCCGCACCCGGTGCTGGAAGGCGCAGGACGTTTGTGCCGATCAGGAACCAGAATTGATCACCCGGTCCGGCGGGCATTTGTCCGCCTGCCATTTCGCGGAGGAGAAAACCGTCGTCCCCTGA